TGCTGCTGCGTATGAATCCTGGATTGGCCGTGAAGACGAGAGCCGCGAGCGCATCCTGCCGCATGCCGTTCAGGCCATGGCCGCCACGCTGGATCTGGAGCGTGCTCCGGGCTTGGGCGAGGCGCTGCCGCCGGGTTGGCAATGGATGTTCTTCAACCCGGTGGTGCGCCGCAGCGGGCTGGGCACCGATGGCCATCCGCAGCGCGGCGGCTTTCTTCCTCCCATCGAACTGCCGCGCCGCATGTGGGCGGGTAGCCGCATCCAGTATCTGGCCGATCTGCCTGTCGACAGCATGGCCACGCGCCGCAGCCTGATCAGCAAGGTCGAGAACAAGGTCGGCAAACGAGGTTCGCTGTGGTTCGTGACGGTGATGCACACCACCACTTGCGATGGCAAGACCTGCATCGTCGAAGAGCAGGACATCGTCTACCGCGAAGCCACGCCGCCCGGCACGCCCCAGCCCAAGGCTGAGCCGTATGCCGAAGTCGCGCAGTTCGGGCGCGATTTCACGCCCGACACGACGCTGCTGTTTCGCTACTCGGCGCTCACCTTCAACGGCCATCGCATTCACTACGACCAGAGCTATGCGCGCGATGAAGAGGGCTACCCCGATCTGGTGGTGCATGGCCCGCTCACCGCCACGCTGCTGCAGCACCTGGCGCTGGAGCAGGGCGGTGGAAAGAAGCTCGCGCAGTTCGATTTTCGCGGCGTGAGCCCGCTGTTCGTGACGCGCGGATTCCGCCTTGAGGGCAAGCGCGCCGCGGACGGCAGCCTCTCGCTGTGGGCACGCGGGCCCGATGGTGAACTGGCCATGTCGGCCACGGCGAGCTTTCGCTGAACCAGACACATCGACAGAACAAGCATTAGAAATACCAAGGAGCAAATGAGATGACACAGCATATGAGCGGCCCTGCCGATTTGAGCGGACAGGTGGCCTTCATCACCGGCGGCGCGGGCGGCATGGGGCGCGCGATTTCGGCGGCGTTCGCCGCTGCGGGCGCAAAGGTGATCGCCACGGACCGCGCGGCCAGCGAAGACATGGGCGCGGGCGTCGAGTACGTGCAATACGACGTGACCTCGCGCGCCGAGACCGACAAGGTGATGGATGCGGTGATCGCCAAGCACGGCAAGATCGACATCCTCGTGCTCTGCGCAGGCATCATCGCGCGCACTCCGCTCGGCGACAGCACGGACGACGAGTGGGACGCGATCATGAACGTCAACGTGCGCGGCGTCGTCAACCCGACACGCAAGCTGTTTCCGCTGATGTGCAAGCAGGGCTTCGGCAAGATTCTGGCTGCGGGCTCCATCGCCGCGAAGAACGGCGGCGTGGCATCCGGTCCGGCCTATGTGGCATCGAAAAGTGCGGTGCACGGAATGATGCGCTGGATCGCCAAGGCTGGCGCGCCGCACGGCGTGTACGCCAACACGCTCGCGCCCGGACCCGTGGAAACCGCGATGTGGGCGAACGTGACCGGCAACGTCGCGCCTTCCGCGAACAACACCGTGCCGCTGGGCCGCTACGGCACGGCCCAGGACATCGCGCAAGCCGCGCTGTTTCTGTGCTCGCCCGCATCGAACTGGATCACCGGCACGTCGCTCGACATCAGCGGCGGCATGTGGATGAACTAACTCGGAGCACCCCCTGAGGCGCTGCGCGCCTTCCCCCCGCTCTGCGCATTGCTTTGCAATGCGGGCAGGGGGACGCAGCCATCGCTGCGGGGCGGCCCTTGCTCGGCTGCTCTCGCCTGGAGCGCGCCAGATTCAAGGCCGCAGGCAGTGCAAACGGTTCTGGATAGTGGATTTCCTTGAATGGGGAGACAGGTCATGACAATCAACAGCAACAAGGCCCCCGTGATCGGATTCGTCGGGCTGGGCGTGATGGGCGGCCCGATGTGCCGCAACGTCGCGCTCAAGCATTCCGGTGATGTGCTGGCCTTCGACAGCAACGATGCCGCATTCGAAGCGGTCAACGAGACCAAGGCGCGCCGCGTGGCCAGCCTTGCCGAGATGGCCGCGCAGGCGGACATCGTGCTGCTTTCCTTGCCCGGCGGCCCTGCCGTCGAAGCGGTGAGTCTGGGTGCGAACGGCCTCACCTCCGGTGCGCGCAAACCGCAGGTGATCGTGGATCTGAGCACCACGACCGTGGCCTCCGCACGCATGGTGGGCGAGAAGCTCGCGGCCATGGGCGTGGCGTTTGCCGATGCGCCCGTGGCCCGCACGCGGGAGGCGGCGCAGCGCGGCGAACTCAGCATCATGGTCGGCGCATCGGCCGATCTGTATGCGCGCATCGAGTCGGTGTTGCGCTACATGGCGTCGGATGTGACGCTGTGCGGTGAGGTGGGTTGCGGTCAGGTCGTCAAGCTGATCAACAACGCGCTGGTGTTCGAGAACACCGTGGCGCTTGCCGAGATGATGGTGCTCGGCGAGCGTGCCGGTGTCGATCCGGGCACCTTGCTGGATGCTGTATCGAAGGGTTCGGGCGACAGCTTCGTGCTGCGCAATCACGGTCGCAAGGCGATGCTGCCGCGCGTGTTTCCGGACAAGTCGTTCTCGCCCGAATACGTGCTCAAGGACATCGGCTACGTGCTGGAACTGGCCCACTCCACGGGCGTGAACGCGCAGGTCACGGAGCTCGCACAACGCTACTACACGGCGACCGCGCAGAACGGATTCTCCGGTCGCTACTACCCCGCCGTCATCGAAGTCATCGATGGCAAGGGCCGCGCAACGGCTGCGAAGGTCTGAGCCATGGCCGACATACTCGGACTCATCTGGGCGGGCATGGTCAGCGGATGTCTCTACGCGCTGGGCGCGTTGGGCATCGTGCTGATCTACAAGAGCTCCAACGTCGTGAATTTCGCGCACGGCAATCTGGCGGGCCTGGCCGCATTTCTGGTGTTCGGCTTCACCGCCGGAATCCTCGGCAACATGGCCTGGGGTGCGGCGCTGATGGTCACGCTGGCGATCATGTTCGCGGTGATGGCGGTGAGCTACTTCGTCATCGCGCCGCTGGTGTTCAAGTCGGATCTCACCAGCACGATTGCGACGCTGGGCATTGGCCTGATCGCGCAGGGCATCACGCAACTCGTGTTCGGCTCGAACGTGGTGTCGCTCGATCTTCCGCTGCCCAAGTGGAGCGCGCAGATCGGATCGATGCGCATCTCGGCCTACGACGTGGCGGTGCTGTTCGTGACGGCAGCGTCGGTCGGTTTGCTGTATCTGCTGATCGAGCGCACACGTGTGGGCATTGCGTTTCGCGCCGTGTCGGCCAATCCGTTCGCCAGCCGTGTGTGTGGGCTGAGCCTGCGCCGCATTCACCTGTTCTCGTTCGTCGTTGCGGGGCTGCTGGGTCTGGTGGCTGCGCTGTTGATCGTGCCCACCACGTTCCTGTCGTCGACCAGCGTGTCGTCGTTCATGCTGCAGGCCTTTGCGGCTGCGGTGGTGGGCGGCTTCAGCAGCTTGCCCGGTGCCGTGGTCGGCGGCGTGTTCATCGGCGTGCTGATGAATCTGCTGTCCTTCTATGTGGCGGCTGAGTTCACCAACACCTATCTGCTGGCCGTCATTCTGCTCACGCTGAATGTGTTCCCCAAGGGCGTTCTGGCGCGCCGAGGAGGTGCCCGTGTCTGAAGCCACCATGACATCCGCGCCCGTGGCGAGAGCCACGAACGCTGCGCCGTCCAAGCCCGTCACCCCAATGTCCGAGCGCAAACCGTTTCCGCTTCGTACGGTGGCAGGAATGATGGTCTTGCTGGTGTTGATCGCGCTGCCTTTGTTGGCAGGCGGCTACTGGACCTTCACGCTTGGTCTGTGTTTTGCCAACGCGATTGCAATCCTGTCGGTGAGCTTTCTCGTTCGATACGGCGGCGAGGTCTCGATCGGTCACGGCGTGTTCGTTGCAGCGGGCGCATACACCGTGGCGTTGATGGAAAAATACCTGGGCGTTTCCGTGCTGGCCGCACTGCCGTTCGCTGCCGTGGCGGGTGCGCTGCTTGGCATCGCGTTCGCATATCCATCGCGCAATCTCTCCGGCATTTATCTCGCGGTGGCGACCATGGCGCTCGCGCTCGCCTTGCCCGAGTTGCTGCTCTATTTCAGCAGCATCACCGGCGGCTACGAAGGCCTGTATGTGAAGCGTGATGCGCTTCCCGGCATCTCGCGTGATCTGCAGCGTTACTACGTGCCGTTGGCAGGTTTGGTCGTTGTCGCGCTGCTGCTCCGGCAGTTCCGTCGTTCGCGTCAGGCACTGGCGCTGCTGTTGATTCGCACGTCCGCCCCAGCGGCTGAATCGTTCGGCGTGCGCCGCAGTTGGGCGCGCCTGTCCTGCATGGCACTGTCCGCAGGCATTGCGGCCATCGGTGGTGCGCTGCTGGCGTTCAGCTCATCGACGGTGTCGCCCAACAGCTTCACGTTGTGGACCTCGATCTTTTTGCTCGTTGGATCGGTCGTCAGCCTGTATTCGCTCGGCATGTTCGGCAGCCTGATCGGCGGCATCTTTCTCACGCTCATGCCGCTGCTGCTGGCGGGTGCGGGCGACTGGGTGCCGATTCTGTATGGCGGTGCGTTGCTGCTCGTGGTGCTTGGTGCAAACCTGATGCCCGAATCCTGGCGCGCCCGTCTGGGTGGAGGTCGCGCATGATGATGACCACGACCGCAACGCCCTCATCCGCAGCGCCGCTGACGGTGGACCATCTCTCGCTTTCTTTCGGCGGCAACCGCGTGCTGCAGGACATCGCCCTGGCGGTGCAACCGGGCGAGATCACCGGCCTCATCGGCCCCAACGGTGCCGGCAAGACCAGCTTCTTCAACTGCCTGACGGGCCTGTACTCGCCGCAGGAAGGCAGCATCTGTCTGGGCAGCAAGCATCTCGAACGCATACCGCCCACGGGCCGCGCGGCGCTGGGCTTTTCGCGCAGCTTTCAGCATGTGGCGCTGTGCCCGGAACTCACCGTGGTCGAGAACGTGATGATCGGTCTGGATCGGCAATCGCATGCCGGTTGGCTCAGCGCGTTTCTGTCGCTGCCGCAAGGCAAGGCGGAGCGAGCCAGCAATCGCGAGCGTGCGATGACGGCGCTCACGCGGCTGGGTGTGTCCGAGGTGGCCGATGAGTATCCCGCGCAACTGCCGCCGGGTGTGCTGCGTCTGGTCGAAATCGCCCGTGCGATTGCAGGTGATCCGCGCGTCTTGCTGCTCGATGAACCGGCAGCAGGATTGAATTCCGTGGAGACCCGCGATCTGTCCAACGCCTTGCTCAAGCTGCGCTCGCCGGATCTGGTGCTGCTGGTGGTGGAGCACGACATGGACCTGATCATGGAGGTGTGCGACAGCATTCATGTGCTCAACGGCGGCAAGCTGCTGGCATCGGGCACGCCCGCAGAGATTCAGGTGAATCCGGAAGTCGTGCGCGTCTATCTGGGAGATGACGATGAGTGATCACAAGCAGCACGCGAGCGGCGCGATTCTGGAGCTGGATGGACTTACCGTGAGCTACGGCGCAGGGCCCGTGGTGCATGGCGTTTCGCTGGCCATGGAGCAGGGCAGTGTGGCCGGTCTGCTGGGCGCGAATGGTGCGGGCAAGTCGAGCACGCTGCGTGCGATTGCAGGTCTTGAAGCCGCACAGGGCCGCGTGATTTTCGAGGGCCGCGACATCTCCGCAATGAACGTCGCGCAGCGTTTTCATGCAGGCATCGTCTACGTGCCGGAAGGCCGCGCCATCGTGACCGATCTGACGGTGGAGGAGAACCTCACGCTCGGTGGCTACTTTGTGGACAAGGCCACGCGTGCGCGTCGCCAGCAGATGGTGCTCGAATTTTTCCCCGAGATCGCCAATCGCATCAACGCGCCCGCTGGCCTGCTCAGCGGTGGTGAACAACAGATGCTGGCGATCGGTCGCGGGCTGATGTCGGGACCGAAGTTGTTGCTGCTCGACGAGCCTTCATTGGGCCTTGCGCCTTTGCTGGTGGCGCGTGTGTATGAACGGCTGGGTGCGATCCAGAAAGAGCAGAACCTCTCGGCGCTGCTGGTCGAACAAAGCTTTCATGCGGCGGCCAAGCTCGCGACGCGTGCCTGGGTGATGCGGCATGGGCACATCGTCGGCACGTTGGACGCGCAGGAGTTGCGCAGCCGCGAAGGACGTCAGCGCGCCATCGATGCGTATCTCGGTGCAAGGCAGGAAGTGGCGGAACACGCTTGAAAAGAAGAAGGAATGACGACGATGAAAACCATCCCACTCCAAGGCCGTGTGATCGCTGAAGGGCTGCTGTTTCCCGAAGGCCCGATTGCCTTGCCGGATGGCGGCGTGTTGGTGGCCGAGATTCAGGGTGCGCGTCTGGTGAAGGTGCACACCGATGGTCGCAAGCAGGTGGTCGCTGAACTCGGCGGTGGCCCGAACGGCGCAGCGCTCGGGCCGGATGGGCATGTCTATGTGTGCAACAACGGCGGTTTCAGCTGGCGCACCGATGACGGCTTCACGCGTCCCACAGGCGCTGCGGACGGTTATCGGGGCGGCTACATCCAGCGCGTGAATCTGCAGACGGGTGCTGTGCAGACGCTCTACACCGAATGCGATGGCGTGCCACTGCATGGCCCGAACGACATCGTCTTCGATGCGCAGGGCGGCTTCTGGTTCACCGATTTCGGCAAGACTTTTGATGACCGCATCATGCGCGGTGCCGTGTACTACGCCAGCACCGATGGCCGCTTCATCCGTCGCGCGGCCAGACATCTGCTCACGCCCAACGGCGTGGGTCTGTCGCCCGATGGCAAGACGCTGTATGTGAGCGAAACCGAGGCCAGCCGCCTGTGGTCGTATCCGATCACGGGGCGTGGCGAACTCGCTCTTGCGCCCTGGCCATCGCCCAACGGCGGCGAGCTGGTGCATGGTCTTCCGGGTTATCAGCGCTTTGATTCACTGGCCGTGGAAGAGAGCGGAAACATCTGTGTGGCAACACTGGTGCGCGGCGGCATCAGCGTGTTTTCGCCGAGCGGCGAACTGCTCGAATTCCACACGGCGCCCGAAGGCTACTGCACCAACATCTGCTTTGGCGGACCGGACCGTCGCACGGCCTTCATCACGCTGTCCGGTTACGGGCAACTGTTTGCCGCCGAGTGGCCGCGCGCGGGCTTGGCGCTCGCGGCTTGAAGCCTTTTGTTCACCTCAACCACGCTCACTCAAGGAGGGCCCATGAAACCTGTATTCGGACAACGGCGCAGAAGCATGCTGTTGAGTTCTCTGGCCGCAGCCTGCATGCTGCAATGGCTGCCCGCACAGGCGCAGCCGAACTGGCCCGACAAGCCGATCCGCGTGATCGTGCCTTACGCCGCAGGGCAGGGCGCGGACGTGCTGATGCGTCTGCTCGGGCAGGAGCTGTCGAGCTCGCTGGGTCAGCCCGTGGTGGTGGAAAACAAGGCCGGTGCGGGCGGCAACATCGGCACGGCGGCGGCGGCCAAGTCCGCGCCCGATGGCTACACCTTTCTGCTCGGCACCAATGCGACGAACGCGGCCAACGAGTTTCTGTATTCCAACCCCGGCTACAACCCGAGCACCGATTTCGAATCGGTCGCGATGATCGGCCTCCTGCCCATGGTGATCAGCACCTCGGTGGCCGAGTTGCCCGCCAACGGCGTGGACAAGCTCATCGCGCAGGCCAAGGCGCATCCGCAGACGCTGAACGTGGGGCTGCCCAGCACCACGGCGAATGTGGTGTTCGCGCAGTTCGTGAAGATGGCCGATGCGCCGCTGTTCGGCGTGAAATACAAGTCGTCGGGCCAGGCGCTCACCGACACCATCGGCGGGCAGATTCCGCTGGTAATCGACACGGTGACTGCATCGCGGGCGCACATTGCCAGCGGCAAGTTGAAGGCCATCGGCAT
This genomic stretch from Diaphorobacter sp. HDW4B harbors:
- a CDS encoding branched-chain amino acid ABC transporter permease encodes the protein MSEATMTSAPVARATNAAPSKPVTPMSERKPFPLRTVAGMMVLLVLIALPLLAGGYWTFTLGLCFANAIAILSVSFLVRYGGEVSIGHGVFVAAGAYTVALMEKYLGVSVLAALPFAAVAGALLGIAFAYPSRNLSGIYLAVATMALALALPELLLYFSSITGGYEGLYVKRDALPGISRDLQRYYVPLAGLVVVALLLRQFRRSRQALALLLIRTSAPAAESFGVRRSWARLSCMALSAGIAAIGGALLAFSSSTVSPNSFTLWTSIFLLVGSVVSLYSLGMFGSLIGGIFLTLMPLLLAGAGDWVPILYGGALLLVVLGANLMPESWRARLGGGRA
- a CDS encoding branched-chain amino acid ABC transporter permease, with the protein product MADILGLIWAGMVSGCLYALGALGIVLIYKSSNVVNFAHGNLAGLAAFLVFGFTAGILGNMAWGAALMVTLAIMFAVMAVSYFVIAPLVFKSDLTSTIATLGIGLIAQGITQLVFGSNVVSLDLPLPKWSAQIGSMRISAYDVAVLFVTAASVGLLYLLIERTRVGIAFRAVSANPFASRVCGLSLRRIHLFSFVVAGLLGLVAALLIVPTTFLSSTSVSSFMLQAFAAAVVGGFSSLPGAVVGGVFIGVLMNLLSFYVAAEFTNTYLLAVILLTLNVFPKGVLARRGGARV
- a CDS encoding acyl-CoA dehydrogenase, whose amino-acid sequence is MNAAAYESWIGREDESRERILPHAVQAMAATLDLERAPGLGEALPPGWQWMFFNPVVRRSGLGTDGHPQRGGFLPPIELPRRMWAGSRIQYLADLPVDSMATRRSLISKVENKVGKRGSLWFVTVMHTTTCDGKTCIVEEQDIVYREATPPGTPQPKAEPYAEVAQFGRDFTPDTTLLFRYSALTFNGHRIHYDQSYARDEEGYPDLVVHGPLTATLLQHLALEQGGGKKLAQFDFRGVSPLFVTRGFRLEGKRAADGSLSLWARGPDGELAMSATASFR
- a CDS encoding SDR family NAD(P)-dependent oxidoreductase, with the translated sequence MTQHMSGPADLSGQVAFITGGAGGMGRAISAAFAAAGAKVIATDRAASEDMGAGVEYVQYDVTSRAETDKVMDAVIAKHGKIDILVLCAGIIARTPLGDSTDDEWDAIMNVNVRGVVNPTRKLFPLMCKQGFGKILAAGSIAAKNGGVASGPAYVASKSAVHGMMRWIAKAGAPHGVYANTLAPGPVETAMWANVTGNVAPSANNTVPLGRYGTAQDIAQAALFLCSPASNWITGTSLDISGGMWMN
- a CDS encoding ABC transporter ATP-binding protein — encoded protein: MSDHKQHASGAILELDGLTVSYGAGPVVHGVSLAMEQGSVAGLLGANGAGKSSTLRAIAGLEAAQGRVIFEGRDISAMNVAQRFHAGIVYVPEGRAIVTDLTVEENLTLGGYFVDKATRARRQQMVLEFFPEIANRINAPAGLLSGGEQQMLAIGRGLMSGPKLLLLDEPSLGLAPLLVARVYERLGAIQKEQNLSALLVEQSFHAAAKLATRAWVMRHGHIVGTLDAQELRSREGRQRAIDAYLGARQEVAEHA
- a CDS encoding NAD(P)-dependent oxidoreductase, with product MTINSNKAPVIGFVGLGVMGGPMCRNVALKHSGDVLAFDSNDAAFEAVNETKARRVASLAEMAAQADIVLLSLPGGPAVEAVSLGANGLTSGARKPQVIVDLSTTTVASARMVGEKLAAMGVAFADAPVARTREAAQRGELSIMVGASADLYARIESVLRYMASDVTLCGEVGCGQVVKLINNALVFENTVALAEMMVLGERAGVDPGTLLDAVSKGSGDSFVLRNHGRKAMLPRVFPDKSFSPEYVLKDIGYVLELAHSTGVNAQVTELAQRYYTATAQNGFSGRYYPAVIEVIDGKGRATAAKV
- a CDS encoding tripartite tricarboxylate transporter substrate binding protein → MLLSSLAAACMLQWLPAQAQPNWPDKPIRVIVPYAAGQGADVLMRLLGQELSSSLGQPVVVENKAGAGGNIGTAAAAKSAPDGYTFLLGTNATNAANEFLYSNPGYNPSTDFESVAMIGLLPMVISTSVAELPANGVDKLIAQAKAHPQTLNVGLPSTTANVVFAQFVKMADAPLFGVKYKSSGQALTDTIGGQIPLVIDTVTASRAHIASGKLKAIGITSRNASEMLPGVQSVSDQGVSGFDVVAWDALFAPKGTPMPVVQKMSEHIAKALAQPEMRKRMMDIGVEPLTMNSAQLRDFVKQERQKWGDVITSANIKVD
- a CDS encoding SMP-30/gluconolactonase/LRE family protein, which encodes MKTIPLQGRVIAEGLLFPEGPIALPDGGVLVAEIQGARLVKVHTDGRKQVVAELGGGPNGAALGPDGHVYVCNNGGFSWRTDDGFTRPTGAADGYRGGYIQRVNLQTGAVQTLYTECDGVPLHGPNDIVFDAQGGFWFTDFGKTFDDRIMRGAVYYASTDGRFIRRAARHLLTPNGVGLSPDGKTLYVSETEASRLWSYPITGRGELALAPWPSPNGGELVHGLPGYQRFDSLAVEESGNICVATLVRGGISVFSPSGELLEFHTAPEGYCTNICFGGPDRRTAFITLSGYGQLFAAEWPRAGLALAA
- a CDS encoding ABC transporter ATP-binding protein, translated to MMMTTTATPSSAAPLTVDHLSLSFGGNRVLQDIALAVQPGEITGLIGPNGAGKTSFFNCLTGLYSPQEGSICLGSKHLERIPPTGRAALGFSRSFQHVALCPELTVVENVMIGLDRQSHAGWLSAFLSLPQGKAERASNRERAMTALTRLGVSEVADEYPAQLPPGVLRLVEIARAIAGDPRVLLLDEPAAGLNSVETRDLSNALLKLRSPDLVLLVVEHDMDLIMEVCDSIHVLNGGKLLASGTPAEIQVNPEVVRVYLGDDDE